The following proteins are co-located in the Vibrio astriarenae genome:
- a CDS encoding sulfite exporter TauE/SafE family protein produces the protein MILEWILLFLAGFAGGILNSIAGGGSFITFPALMMAGVPPIHANATNTYASCAGYISGALGFRQDIAQTKGKLALTIIGSFIGGAFGAYLLLTVNDQQFLTAIPWLLLFATLLFIFGGKLTQLLSQLTPQTRQTAFWSTVFVSLCLVGVSAYGGFFNAGLGVIVLSYLVIAGYTDINQMNGLKLLISSSVSLIAIAIFIYEGAIDWHRGSVVMFGTLLGGYCAARVSRNIKQIYVKRFVAMFSIALTLYFFFDVYL, from the coding sequence ATGATTTTGGAATGGATTCTTCTGTTTCTGGCAGGGTTTGCTGGAGGCATTCTTAATAGTATTGCAGGTGGTGGGAGCTTTATTACTTTTCCTGCGTTGATGATGGCAGGTGTGCCCCCTATTCATGCTAACGCAACGAACACCTACGCCTCATGTGCTGGTTATATCAGTGGTGCTTTAGGGTTTCGCCAAGACATCGCGCAAACCAAGGGGAAATTGGCCCTGACGATTATCGGTAGCTTTATTGGGGGAGCGTTCGGGGCGTACCTTCTTCTCACGGTAAATGATCAGCAGTTCTTGACAGCAATACCATGGTTGCTGTTGTTCGCAACGCTACTGTTTATCTTTGGTGGAAAGCTCACTCAACTCTTATCGCAGCTGACCCCACAAACCCGGCAAACCGCGTTTTGGTCGACGGTTTTCGTTTCATTATGTTTGGTGGGCGTGTCTGCATACGGAGGCTTCTTTAACGCGGGGTTAGGAGTGATAGTACTAAGCTATCTGGTGATCGCTGGCTATACCGATATCAATCAAATGAATGGTCTCAAACTACTGATTTCCTCAAGTGTTTCATTAATCGCTATCGCTATTTTTATCTACGAAGGCGCCATTGATTGGCATCGCGGCAGTGTTGTCATGTTTGGCACATTGTTAGGAGGGTATTGTGCTGCGAGAGTCTCCAGAAACATTAAGCAAATCTATGTGAAACGCTTTGTTGCTATGTTCAGTATTGCCCTGACGTTGTATTTCTTTTTTGACGTGTATTTGTAG